TCTTAGTAAGGCACGGTCCCACCCAATACGCGTGCATTGCTAAACCTCAGTGGTAAAATCGGATTTTCTACCGACGAATAAAAACGAACGATGAGTTACATTAGGGTGGGACAAGGATTCTGAGGTTTTTTTCTTGTAAGTGCTGATCATACCACAGAGCTATGATCGGCCAAAAAGTCAAAATTCTTAGATCACAGAGAGGTTTCAGTCAAGAGTATTTGGCCGAGGAGCTCGGGATTAGTCAGAGTACAATGGCCCGAATAGAGGCAGGTAAGTCCGAGCTGCCAGCTTCTTTACTACCGAAACTGTGCGGCATTTTACAAGTAACACTGTCATATTTTTTTGAAGGCCCTGTTGGTGCACGAGATCACTTGCATTGCCTAGATCAAAATTCACAATCTGCTCATGAGCTTAGAACTCGTGTAGCCCAAATGAAGAGCTATTTGGAGCGTTACATCAAAAAACTCGACACAATAAGCTCCATGTTAGCTAGAGCGAATGAGAACAGAGGACCCAAAAAGAGCCTAAAATAAACGTCTCATTAAGGGTTTATAGAAGCAAGTTGAATCTGTAATTTCCTGTTTTTATACCTCAGCGGATTGTACACTTAAGGCTCACGTTTCAGCCGTATTGTCTAGCAAAGTGCAGAAGTAGCTGGTTAGCCTTAAGCATAGAATAAGGCTTTGTTGCCGAACCAATAACACTTAGTCATACGGGCCATGGGTATCAGTAGGCGGCTGGTACCAAACCTAAATTACGCTTGCGTGAATCGCCGTGGTGTACGGTCTTATGGTAAGAAGGCTTGCTCTAACTATAATTCTTTCGCTACTAAATAATCTCTCCCAAAGCACTCCTTAATTGAACAGGAGCGGTCATTTCTTTTTCTTACTATACACAAAATAGAACATCAAACTCGACAGAATCAATAAGCCCCATTGAATTAGAGTAAGCACTTCAATCTCTGTTGAATTCAATAAGAGATATCCTACTATTACGGCTTCAACTAAAGCGAGAGCCAAAAAAACAAGTGCGATTCGCCTATGCCGTATTTTCATATGTTTCCGTAAAGCAATCCAACGCCCCATGGAGTTGACAATTGTATTTCCATAGTCAACTCAATGTAATTGATTCTATGATTCATTTTAACCCGCATATGAGTTGTGATATGCAAGAATGAATGAAACGCAACGAATCGCCCCGGTATACGTGTTCGGTCCAAGGGTTTGCACACCCGGGATTTTCAACTCCGGCGTAGCCGGAATACACTTGCCGCAGGCAAATACACTTCGGATACCGAAACCAACTGCCTGAGGCAATAAGCACATCCTCGCGCAGCGAATACCCTTTGCTCAGCAATATCGGTCTTGCCGCAGGCAATCAATTATCCTCGGGCGACGCCCGAATGAACTTTGGTAGACCAAAACAGACTTGCCGAAGGCAAAAATACTCCAAGGCCGTACAATTAGTATCTTCGGAGACAAACCCCATGAGATGCTATATAGATTATGCCTAGGAATAGGCCTCTTGGCCCTAATTTTTTCTTGTTCTTCGCCTAGCGGCGAGATGAACAACTCTGAAGCTTCAAAAGAAGTTTCGGACCGAGAAGTCATAGAGAAACGGTTACAAGACGAGTACGAAAAGCTCGAATTCATGATTCCCATGCGCGACGGAGTTAAACTCTACACCGTTGCTTATGTTCCACGGGATCAATCGCGCCCTTACCCCATCTTGATGCAGCGAACACCCTACAGTTGTAAACCCTATGGCCCCGAGGGAACCGTGGCAATGACGCGCAACAAGCACTTGCTAGACGGCGGGTATATTTTGGTTCGCCAAGACGTAAGAGGCCGCTGGAAATCCGAAGGCGAATGGGATAATATGCGTCCCTTTTTAACCGACACCACCGGAGGGGGAATTGACGAAGGAACTGATACGTACGACACCGTTGAATGGCTGCTAAAGGAGCTAACGAACCACAATGGCCGCGTGGGCTTATATGGGATTTCCTACCCCGGGTTTTACGCGGCAGCTGCTTCCATTCATGCGCATCCGGCCGTTAAGGCCGTGAGTCCACAGGCACCCGTAAGTGACTTTTACTTTGACGATTTTCATCACCGCGGAGCCTATACTTTGGGATATTGGGCTGTGAACCCGGTTTTTGGCTTCCAGAGCGAACCTACAGAGTAAAGCTGGTATATCGATAAGTTTCCGGACCCCGATAACCTCGATCCCTATCAGTTCTTTTTGGACCATCCGACCCATGCGTCGCGAGAGGCATTCAAGCCCAAGGGCGATTTCTTTTGGGAGCAGATCAAGGCGCACCCGAACTACGATGCTTTTTGGCAACAGCGCAGCATTTTACCGCACCTCGACGATAATAACGTGGCGGTACTGACCGCAGGTGGACTCTTCGATGCCGAGGACCTCTACGGGCCGCTCAACATTTACCGAACCTTGGGGGGCAAACGCGGCCCTAAGGGCCAAAACACCCTGGTCATGGGGCCTTGGAGTCACGGAAACTGGGCGCACTACAAAGACCAGCAGGTGGTGGGCGATAGGTACTTCGGGTCCGATTTGAGCGACGGATTCAAACGGCACATCGAAGCGCCCTTCTTCCGCAACCACTTGCACGAACAAGGAGACTACACGCCCGCCGAGGCCTATGTGTACAACACCGGAGTTTGTCGTTGGGATACCTTTAACCAGTGGCCTCCCGGGGGCCTGCGGCCCGATACGCTCTTTTTGGCCTCGGGTGGTAGGCTTGCCGAGGTGACCGAACCACGCGCTACCGAAAGCACCTTTGTCAGCAACCCGAATAAGCCGGTCTCATATCGATCATCCGAAGACCTTGAATGGCGCATGACCCCCGGCCCTATATGTGCGAAGACCGGCGTTTTGCTGCCCGTAGACCCGATGTACTCGTATACGAAACCGCGGTGCTCGAGAAAGACCTAACCCTTTGCGGTGAGATCATTGCGAATTTATTCGTGTCCACGGATCGGACCGATGCCGATTGGGTCGTAAAGCTCATCGATGTTTTTCCGGGAGACACGGCGAATCACGAGCAAACGCCTGATGGGGTGCAGCTCGCTAATCACCACATGCTGGTGAGGTCCGAGATCTTAAGGGGTCGATTCAGGAACGGGTTCACCACTCCCGAACCGTTTGAGCCGAATAAAGCGACCGAGGTACGTATCCCGCTGCAAGCGGTAAACCACACCTTCAAGAAGGGGCACAAGCTGCAAATTCAGCTGCAGAGCACGTGGTTTCCGCTGTTCGATCGGAACCCGCAGAACTTCGTGGAGAATATTTTTGAGGCAGATGAAACGGACTACGTGAAGGCGATGCACACCGTGTACGAAGGCGGTGAAAGCGGGAGCTTTATCCGTTTTACCGTCCGTTAGACCTTGAACACGAATCCGACCCCGTGAACGTTGTCGATGGAGATCGACGATTCGGGCTTCAGATACTTGCGCAAGCGCGATATGAAAACGTCGAGTGAGCGTCCGAGGAAGTAGTCGTCGTCGCCCCAGATATTGATCAGGATCTCGTCGCGCTTCAATACCTTGTTCGGGTGGGTGCAGAAGAAGTGCAAGAGCTGGGCCTCCTTTTGAGTGAGCTTTTGCTTTTCGTTCTTGCTGCTCAGCGTGTATGTTTGATAGTCGAAATGAAAGGCGCCGAGGTCGAATTCCTTGGGGTCTTCTTCGCTGAGCTCCGAGTACTTGCTCCGACGTAAGAATATCTCGATCTTCAATATCAACTCTTCGATACTAAAGGGCTTGGTGAGGTAGTCGTCGGCCCCTGTACGCAGTCCGGCCAAGCGATCCTCTTTCATGCTCTTGGCCGTTAGGAATATGATGGGAACATCCTGATTTTGCTTTCGAATGACCTCCGCCAGGGCGAAGCCGTCCAATTTCGGCATCATGACATCGAGCAAACACAAGTCGAAAGTCCCTTTTTCAAAGCACTCTACTCCAGCCGCGCCATCGGGACAATGGGTGACTTTGAATCCGTGCTTTTCGAGGTTGTCCTTGGTGACAAAGCTGAGGTTGATATCGTCTTCGACATACAAGATGTGCGCTCCGGAGTAACTCATAAATTCATTCTAGCGTGAGGGATCGACAAGGTGAAGATGCTTCCTTCCCCTTCCGTGCTATCGCATTGAAGCTTCCATTTGTGCGCCGCAGCGATGTTCTTAACGTAGTGCAGACCCAATCCGAACCCTTTCACGTTGTGTACGTTTCCGGTCGGAATCCTATAAAACTTGTGGAAGATCTTATTGAGCTGATTGGGTGCCATTCCGATTCCCGTGTCCTGAATGCTCACCTGCAGTAGTTTGTCGGAATCCACCGTGCGCACGCAAATGTCTACTTGTTCTTTACTGTATTTCACGGCATTGTCGAGCAAGTTCCAAACCACGTTGATGAAGTGCGTACGGTCGGCTTCGATGAACCGACGCTCGGCCCGGAGGTCCGAGGTGATCTTGGCGTCCGTACCAAAGCTCTTGAGATTGAGTTTGTTCACCGCTGTTTCCAGGACTTCGTGTACATCGAGCCACTCCTTCTTGAGGCTCAGCTCTTCCTTTTCGCTCTTGGCTACCTTCAATACCTTCTCCACCTGAGTATTCAAGCGCTGGGCTTCATCGGAGATGATGTTCGCGTAGCTTTTTAAGCGTTCGGGTTCGTCTTTGATCTCTTCCTCGCTCAACACCCGGCTCGATATCGCAATGGTGCTGATGGGCGTTTTGAACTCGTGCGTCATGTTGTTGATGAAATCGCGCTGGATCTCGCTCAATCGGCGTTGACGAAGGATGATGAAAATCGAGTAACTAAAGAAGATCGTGGCAACGAAAACGAGCAGGGTAGTGAAGGTCCAAGGGCCCAAACTCGCGCGGAGGTATTGATTCTTAGTCGGGAACCGCACTCCAAAGTAGTATAGATATTCCTTGCTCTTGGGCATTTCGGCGGCCGGTAATTGCGGTTGTGAAGGAAGTGCACCTTCTGGTTTGCATGCGATCATTTGGTCCGACTGGCAGTCGTAGATCGCGTATTCATATCCGATCTCGATGTGTTGGTAATCGAGCTCCTTGCTCAGGTAATACTCCAACACCTCTTCATTGATGAAGTCCTGAACGTTTACCACGAAGTAATCCTTACCGAGCTGTCGAACGGGATTTTCGCGGTTGGGATCGTGGCCATTGAACTCGGCCAATTGGTGCGAAACTACGGTCAAGGCCTCGCGTACCTTTTGGTTGAATTCGCGCTCCTCAAAAGCATAGGCTTTCTGCACCCAGAATACCTGAGCCGAGATGATTCCAATGATCGAAAGCGCCCCAAGGAGCACCACCATTTGTATCTGCCGATTTTTCACTGCGCTAAAATAAGGTGTTCGCGCGCCATTTGTTCAGTGTTTAACAGGCCATTAACAATTATTAGGACCTCATTAGCAGCGATCTACAATGGGCCCATCTACCTTTGGTTCGAATCAAAAACATAAAAAGATGAGAAAATTTTCACTCTTACTCCTGACGTTGACCTTCGGTTTAATGGCCATATCCTTCGCCACATCGGGTGGTTTTGCGCCTCACGGCGCGA
The sequence above is a segment of the Flavobacteriales bacterium genome. Coding sequences within it:
- a CDS encoding response regulator transcription factor yields the protein MSYSGAHILYVEDDINLSFVTKDNLEKHGFKVTHCPDGAAGVECFEKGTFDLCLLDVMMPKLDGFALAEVIRKQNQDVPIIFLTAKSMKEDRLAGLRTGADDYLTKPFSIEELILKIEIFLRRSKYSELSEEDPKEFDLGAFHFDYQTYTLSSKNEKQKLTQKEAQLLHFFCTHPNKVLKRDEILINIWGDDDYFLGRSLDVFISRLRKYLKPESSISIDNVHGVGFVFKV
- a CDS encoding HAMP domain-containing histidine kinase, encoding MKNRQIQMVVLLGALSIIGIISAQVFWVQKAYAFEEREFNQKVREALTVVSHQLAEFNGHDPNRENPVRQLGKDYFVVNVQDFINEEVLEYYLSKELDYQHIEIGYEYAIYDCQSDQMIACKPEGALPSQPQLPAAEMPKSKEYLYYFGVRFPTKNQYLRASLGPWTFTTLLVFVATIFFSYSIFIILRQRRLSEIQRDFINNMTHEFKTPISTIAISSRVLSEEEIKDEPERLKSYANIISDEAQRLNTQVEKVLKVAKSEKEELSLKKEWLDVHEVLETAVNKLNLKSFGTDAKITSDLRAERRFIEADRTHFINVVWNLLDNAVKYSKEQVDICVRTVDSDKLLQVSIQDTGIGMAPNQLNKIFHKFYRIPTGNVHNVKGFGLGLHYVKNIAAAHKWKLQCDSTEGEGSIFTLSIPHARMNL
- a CDS encoding helix-turn-helix transcriptional regulator, coding for MIGQKVKILRSQRGFSQEYLAEELGISQSTMARIEAGKSELPASLLPKLCGILQVTLSYFFEGPVGARDHLHCLDQNSQSAHELRTRVAQMKSYLERYIKKLDTISSMLARANENRGPKKSLK